DNA from Nitrospina gracilis Nb-211:
TTAAAACCGGCGGGCGACAACCTGTCGCAGGTGATCCTCCTGGGCCGCCCCGCGCACACGCGCAACGCGAAGGACTATTACAAGGGCAAGCCCGCCTATCTCGACCAGGTGAAGCAGGCACTGGCGGACCTGCGCCGGGAATACGATCTGGTCATCCTCGAAGGAGCGGGATCGCCTGCCGAAATCAATTTGCGCGAGATGGATTTCGTCAACATGGCGATGGCGAAAGAAGCGGATGCCAAGGTGCTGTTGGTCGGCGACATCGACCGCGGTGGCGTGTTCGCCTGGATGAAAGGCACCTACGATCTGCTCACTCAAGACGAGCAGGACCGCGTCGCCGGATTCCTCATCAACAAATTCCGCGGCGACGTCGATCTTTTAAAACCCGGCCTCAAGCAGTTCGAGGACCTGGTTGCCAAACCCGTGCTGGGCGTCATTCCGTTCGACCACAACCTGTTCGTGGACGAGGAGGACTCCCTGCCCTTCGGCACGTACGGCGAAATGAAAACCGACGCGGGGTTGCTGGACGTTGCCATCCTGCGGGTGCCGCGCATCGCCAACTTCACCGACTTCTCACCGTTGATGGAAGATCCGGCGGTGGCCGTGCGCTATGTATGGACGGAAGCGCAGTTGGGATCGCCGGATCTCATCGTCCTCCCCGGAACCAAGAACACGTTGGAGGACATGCGGTTTCTGAAAATGCAGGGACTCGACCGCGCCGTGCATCGCTGTCATGAAGATGGAACCGTGGTGCTCGGCATCTGCGGCGGTTTTCAGATGATGGGACGCGAGTTGACCGATCCCGACCGCATCGAAAGCACCGCGGAAAAGATCGACGGCCTGGGACTTCTGCCCCTCACCACCACGATGCAGTCGAAAAAAATCACGCGGCAGGTGCGATTGACCACCGGCCGCTCGCCCGCTTTCGATAGCGGTCTCACGGTGTGGGGGTATGAAATCCACAACGGCGTCTCACAGGTAACCGGATCGTGCGCGGCGCTGTTTGCAAAAACCGATGCAGAGGACGCGGATTCGCTGGGAGTGTGCGACAGCACGGGCACGCTGATCGGCACATACCTGCACGGCATTCTGGACAACGATCCCCTGCGCCACGCGCTGTTGAACCGCGTCCGCCAGCTTCGAAACATTCCCCCTGTCAAAGAACCGTTCGATTACCAGCAGTTCCGCGAACGGCAATGGGATCGCCTGGCTGGCTGGCTGGACGCCTCCATCGATATGAAACGCATTGAAGCATTGCTTGAAACTTAAAAGAAACCAGAGGAAAAGAATGAAAAAAAAGATTCTCATAGTTCTGGCCACCCTGCTGGGAGCCACTCTCCCCCACCTGGTGTTGGCAGAAGAGAATAAGAACCAGGTAGAAACACTGGCGCCGATCGAGATTCACGCCACCCGATCGCAGACCAAACCGGAAAACCAGACGGCGTCCTATACGGTGATCACGCGCGAGGACATCGAAAAGAAAAAGCACATGCAGGTGAAAGACATTCTTCAGGAGCAATTGGGCATCAATGTGGTGCAAACGGGGCCGTTGGGCAGTTCCACCACTCTTTTCATGCGCGGGGCCAATTCACAATCGACTCTGGTGATGATCGACGGCGTGCAGGTGAAAGCCAACTCCACCGGCAGTTTCAGCTTTGCCCATTTGCAGATGGACAACATCGAGCGCATCGAAATCCTGCGCGGCCCGCAAAGCACCTTGTGGGGCGCCGATGCGGTGGGTGGCGTCATCAATATCGTCACCCGCAAGGGACAAGGGGAGCCGACGCACACCTTGTCCTTCGAAGGCGGCAGTTTTGAAACCTTCAAGGAAAGCATCACCAGTTCGGGCTCCTATAAAAACCTGGATTATTCCCTGAGCGCGTCGAACACCGACAGTGAAGGCTTCTCCGCCTTCAACGAACGCCGGGGCGGTATCGAAAACGACGGGTATGCCAACCGCACGTTTTCATCGCGCCTCGGCTACAACTTCCTTGAAGACGGGCGCGTGGAGTTCATCGGCCGCTACATACGCGCACGCAGTCATTTCGACGGATTCGATCCCATCACCTTCACTTTCTCCGATACCCTGCCCCACCACATCAACAACGACACCGTTTACGCCGCGCTCCCCATACAGAAAGCGCTCACCGAAAACTGGGATCTGAAGATCAGTCCCAGCGTGTTCGTGGACGAGTTGGACACCATCGACCCCACGTTCGGCGACTCGTTCATCATCAACAGAACCTACACGGTGGACGTGCAAAATAACGTGTATATCAATGAAAACATCTCGACCGTTTTCGGGTTCGAGCACCAGGCCACCAATGCCGCCAACGCCAGCCAGGGCATGGCTCTTCAAAACGAAAACCAGGGCTATTATCTTCAGTTGCAGTTCAATCACAATGACCGGTTTCTGCTGAACGCCGGCGTGCGGGAAGACATCAACACCCGCTTCGCCAATAAATTCACCTACAAGATCGAAGCCGCTTACCGCCTTGTGGAAACCGGCACCCGCCTGCGCGGCGGATTCGCCACCGGCTTCCGCGCCCCGTCGGTCAACGAAATCCTGTTTCCGTTTTTTGGCAATCCCAATATCCAGCCGGAAGAAACGGAAAGTTTCGAGATCGGAGTGGAACAGGCGCTGCTGTCCGACCGCGTGTCCGTGGCGGTGACGTATTTCAACATGGACCTGAAAAACCAGATCCAGCCCAACCCGGCGACGTTCATCGCCGAGAACATCGGCCGGGCGCGTTCGCAGGGCATCGAGACCAGCGTTCGCTGGCAGGTACTGGATGACGTCGATGTGAACGCCGCCTACACGTGGAACCAGGCGGTGGACTCCAGCACCGGCGCGTTACTGGTGCGGCGGCCGCGTCACACCGCTTCCGCCACCCTGCATCACACCTGGCGCAACCTGCTCGACTGGCTGGTGACGGTGCAGTACCGGAGCGCCATGGTGTCCGGCACCGGACGCGTCGGCGGTCGC
Protein-coding regions in this window:
- a CDS encoding cobyric acid synthase; this translates as MTAKTLMVQGTGSGVGKSVITAALCRWFYRKGLKVAPFKAQNMSLNAYVCEDGGEIGRAQAFQAEACGIAPTVQMNPVLLKPAGDNLSQVILLGRPAHTRNAKDYYKGKPAYLDQVKQALADLRREYDLVILEGAGSPAEINLREMDFVNMAMAKEADAKVLLVGDIDRGGVFAWMKGTYDLLTQDEQDRVAGFLINKFRGDVDLLKPGLKQFEDLVAKPVLGVIPFDHNLFVDEEDSLPFGTYGEMKTDAGLLDVAILRVPRIANFTDFSPLMEDPAVAVRYVWTEAQLGSPDLIVLPGTKNTLEDMRFLKMQGLDRAVHRCHEDGTVVLGICGGFQMMGRELTDPDRIESTAEKIDGLGLLPLTTTMQSKKITRQVRLTTGRSPAFDSGLTVWGYEIHNGVSQVTGSCAALFAKTDAEDADSLGVCDSTGTLIGTYLHGILDNDPLRHALLNRVRQLRNIPPVKEPFDYQQFRERQWDRLAGWLDASIDMKRIEALLET
- a CDS encoding TonB-dependent receptor plug domain-containing protein, with product MKKKILIVLATLLGATLPHLVLAEENKNQVETLAPIEIHATRSQTKPENQTASYTVITREDIEKKKHMQVKDILQEQLGINVVQTGPLGSSTTLFMRGANSQSTLVMIDGVQVKANSTGSFSFAHLQMDNIERIEILRGPQSTLWGADAVGGVINIVTRKGQGEPTHTLSFEGGSFETFKESITSSGSYKNLDYSLSASNTDSEGFSAFNERRGGIENDGYANRTFSSRLGYNFLEDGRVEFIGRYIRARSHFDGFDPITFTFSDTLPHHINNDTVYAALPIQKALTENWDLKISPSVFVDELDTIDPTFGDSFIINRTYTVDVQNNVYINENISTVFGFEHQATNAANASQGMALQNENQGYYLQLQFNHNDRFLLNAGVREDINTRFANKFTYKIEAAYRLVETGTRLRGGFATGFRAPSVNEILFPFFGNPNIQPEETESFEIGVEQALLSDRVSVAVTYFNMDLKNQIQPNPATFIAENIGRARSQGIETSVRWQVLDDVDVNAAYTWNQAVDSSTGALLVRRPRHTASATLHHTWRNLLDWLVTVQYRSAMVSGTGRVGGRAIVRAAVGYQLTKQLKLTARGENLLDKKYEESLFFGTAGISGYAGFEYSFH